The window ATAAACAATATTCTAAGGTTTAGGGCTGTCAAGTGGCCTATTTAAGCAATTTTTATATGCTTTGATTGTTTTTTCCAACCCCATGTAGAGTGCATCACTGATGAGCGAATGTCCGATGGATACCTCTTTCAGCCAGGGAATATTTACGTAGAGATAGTTGAGGTTCTCCAAGTTCAGGTCATGCCCTGCGTTTACTCCCAGTCCCAGTTTCTTTGCCATGGTTGCCGCCTCGATGTAGGGTGCGATGGCTTTTTCCCTGTTGCTCTTGTACTCCATGGCATAGGGCCCGGTAAAGAGTTCGATCCTGTCGGCACCGATTTTCGATGCCATTTTTATCATCTCCAGGTTTGTATCCACGAAGATGGAAGTGCGTACCCCCATCGACTGGAACTCGTTAACCACATCGGTAAGGAAATCCTTGTGCTCGACCGTGTCCCAGCCGGTATCGGAAGTGAGCACATCGTGGGCGTCCGGAACAAGTGTTACCTGTGTGGGACGTATCCGTTTTATCAATGAAATAAACTCCGGTGACGGATTTCCCTCAATATTGAATTCTGTATTTATCCTGGGTTGCAGGTCGATCACATCTGCATAGCGGATATGACGTTCATCCGGTCTGGGATGGACGGTGATCCCGTCTGCGCCAAAAAGTTGACAATCAATAGCCACCTGGACAACATCCGGAATATTCCCCCCTCTGGAATTTCTAAGGGTGGCCACTTTATTGATGTTTACACTTAGCTTTGTCATTTATTTTACCTTATTCTCTTTGTAAAAATATTTGCTATTTTCCCTGATGTGGAACGATAAAAAACTGCCAATGGCCGTTTTTTACCAAAAAATTCCCATCTTTGTAAGACGTTACAAAATTAATACGAAATAACGGTTTTGCCTAAAAAAACAGATGAAAGATTTTATCACTCATCAGATAGAGAAACAGTCTCTCTCCTTTACTGCAGAGAGTTTTCTCGGACTATCCGATACGGAAAATTCACTGGTTCTGGTTGAGATTCCGCTGGCTGATTATACGCTCACCGAGATCGCCCGGATCGTGGAGAGCAACAACGCCCGCGTCATGAATCTTTTCGTCCTCCCGGTGGCCGACGGCAATACCTTGATCCTCTCCATCAAACTGAACCTGCTGGATGTCTCCCCTCTACTGATGAGTCTCGAGCGGTTCAATTACAAGGTTCTGCATTACGAGATGAAGGAGGGGAGCGTTACCGACACCCACAAAGAACGCCTGGATGAACTTTTGTATTATCTGTCGATGTAAAAAAGTTCCCCTTGCCCCACGGGAAGGCAAAGATAGATATTTTTGACAAGCTGAAAAAATGAAAATAGCACTATTTGGAAGCCTTTTTTCCGGATATACTTCGCAGTCTGAGAATCAACTGATAGATGTCTGTCATGCAGTGACGCGACATCCAGCAGCGCTCTACTTGCCCGAAACCCTGTTCTGTTCACTCTCGCGACCAACACAGGACAACATCCGTCCCCTCTGCCTGCTTTTCGACCATCTTCCACCGGTGGATCTGGCACTGAGTGTCGGCGGCGACGGAACTTTCCTGCGTACGGCAGCTGTTGTGGGTGACTCGGGTATACCTGTCCTGGGTATCAATACCGGCAGGTTGGGCTTTTTAGCCGATGTCAATTTCAGCGACCTGGATCAGACACTTTGCGAGATTTTTGCGCAGGAGTATATGATAGAGGAGCGCTCCCTGCTCGAAATATCGGTAGGTGAAATATCGGCAGGTGAGCCCGGTCGGGCCTTGAATGAAGTGGCTATCATGAAACAGGACACCGCATCGATGCTGACCATCCATACCTATATCGATGACGATTTTCTTACCTCATACCAGGCCGATGGGCTGGTCATCGCCACGCCGACCGGATCGACAGCCTATTCGCTCAGTGTCGGGGGACCGATACTTGTCCCCAGTTCACCCAGTATTGTGTTGTCGCCCATTGCTCCACACAACTTGACGTCGAGACCGCTGGTCATCCAGGACGATGCCCGGATCAGGTTGATGATCGATAGCCGTAGCAACACTTTTCTGGTATCGCTCGACGGTCAGTCGCAAGTGTGCCATGTCCGCACCGAGATCGAGGTTCAGAAAGCAGACTTTACGCTTAAGGTGGTCAAGCGAAAGGGGCATACCTTTTACGAGACTCTGCGCGATAAACTGTTGTGGGGTGTAGATGTAAGGAGAAAGTAATACCGGAGGAGAATTTTACTCCTCCGGTTTTGCCTCCTCCTCATACGGAAGCAGTTTGTCCAGCCAGACGATCAGCAGGTAAAAGATGGCCATGAAGACAAAGATGCCTGCTATTCCAATAGCGGCAATCAACAAGGTGTTTTCTATTGTCGTTATCATATGCTTCAGTTTTTAAGCGAATAACGGAACCAGTGTGAGAATTATTCCTCCTGCAACAACCGATCCGATCTGACCGCCTACGTTGGCACTGATGGCCGGCATGAGCAGATAGTTATACGGGTCCTCCTTTTGTCCCATCTGGTGGATAACACGGGCCGACATGGGAAACGCAGAGATACCGCATGCCCCGATCATGGGATTGATCTTGTTACCCTCCTTCCGGAAAAGGTTGAGGAATTTGGCAAAGATCACTCCGCCAAAGGTGTCGAAGATAAAAGCAAATAATCCCAGGGCGATGATCAACAGGGTATCTACCCTGACAAACCGGTCGGAGGTCATGGTGCTGGCAATGGTGATTCCCAGCAGAATGGTGACGAGGCTGGCCAGTTCGTTCTGGGCAGAGAGCGACAATTTGTTCAAGACCCCACATTCGCGGATCAGGTTGCCAAACATCAGGAATCCGATCAAGGCTAGTGATGAGGGTGCAATGATGCCGGCAACGATGGTGACTACGATGGGGAAGGCAATCAGTGCCTTTTTTGAAATCTTCTTGTTGGCATGACCGGTTCCCGTCATCCTGATCAGCCGCTCCTTGCGGGTGGTCAGCAACCGGATCACCGGCGGCTGGATAATGGGCACCAGCGCCATGTATGAGTAGGCTGCTACCGATATGGGACCCAGCAGGTTGGGAGCAAACCGGGAGGCAACCACTATGGAGGTTGGACCGTCTGCAGCACCGATAATGCCGATTGAGGCAGCCTCTCTCAGATCGTAGCCCAGGCAGGAGGCCAGTACCATGGTCATGAAGATACCGAATTGTGCCGCCGCACCGAACAAAAGCAACGAGGGACTTCTGAAGAGTGGCGAGAAATCGATCATCGCCCCGA of the Petrimonas mucosa genome contains:
- a CDS encoding pyridoxine 5'-phosphate synthase, producing the protein MTKLSVNINKVATLRNSRGGNIPDVVQVAIDCQLFGADGITVHPRPDERHIRYADVIDLQPRINTEFNIEGNPSPEFISLIKRIRPTQVTLVPDAHDVLTSDTGWDTVEHKDFLTDVVNEFQSMGVRTSIFVDTNLEMIKMASKIGADRIELFTGPYAMEYKSNREKAIAPYIEAATMAKKLGLGVNAGHDLNLENLNYLYVNIPWLKEVSIGHSLISDALYMGLEKTIKAYKNCLNRPLDSPKP
- a CDS encoding OadG-related small transporter subunit → MITTIENTLLIAAIGIAGIFVFMAIFYLLIVWLDKLLPYEEEAKPEE
- a CDS encoding NAD kinase, coding for MKIALFGSLFSGYTSQSENQLIDVCHAVTRHPAALYLPETLFCSLSRPTQDNIRPLCLLFDHLPPVDLALSVGGDGTFLRTAAVVGDSGIPVLGINTGRLGFLADVNFSDLDQTLCEIFAQEYMIEERSLLEISVGEISAGEPGRALNEVAIMKQDTASMLTIHTYIDDDFLTSYQADGLVIATPTGSTAYSLSVGGPILVPSSPSIVLSPIAPHNLTSRPLVIQDDARIRLMIDSRSNTFLVSLDGQSQVCHVRTEIEVQKADFTLKVVKRKGHTFYETLRDKLLWGVDVRRK
- a CDS encoding sodium ion-translocating decarboxylase subunit beta, encoding MGFEQLMPAIAGMRWQDLVMIAIGLILIYLAIAKNYEPTLLLPMGFGAILVNIPLSSAITQLDPATGEAVEGVLNVFFNAGIATEIFPLLIFIAIGAMIDFSPLFRSPSLLLFGAAAQFGIFMTMVLASCLGYDLREAASIGIIGAADGPTSIVVASRFAPNLLGPISVAAYSYMALVPIIQPPVIRLLTTRKERLIRMTGTGHANKKISKKALIAFPIVVTIVAGIIAPSSLALIGFLMFGNLIRECGVLNKLSLSAQNELASLVTILLGITIASTMTSDRFVRVDTLLIIALGLFAFIFDTFGGVIFAKFLNLFRKEGNKINPMIGACGISAFPMSARVIHQMGQKEDPYNYLLMPAISANVGGQIGSVVAGGIILTLVPLFA